The nucleotide sequence TCCACGGATAATCCGCGGGTCAGCGGGTCGGATTTGCCCAGATATTTGATTTTGACAAATAATCGTGGTGACTTTTTGACTGCCATCCGGGGCTAAAAATGCCCCGCCGACATAGGCTTTCAATCCAGTTGCGTTGGGAGCAGTCGTGGGAATGACATAGCTATAGGCGGCTTCGGTGGTGGTTCGCACCGCATAGTCAAAAGTAGCGGGTAAGGTTGCGCCCATATATTGCTGAATACTGGGAACATCCGCCAGCCATTGCCCATTTTTTTGAAACACTGTCCGCTGGGTTTCGGTTATGTTAGCCACCGCATAAAGACCTTCCTGTTGAGCAATCTGGGCCTGGGTTTGAGCCAATGTTGCTGGGGCCATTCCACCCAGAATACTGAGAGCGGAGGCAAAACAGACGATCTGGGCACGACTGGGGCGACTTACCATGAGCAAACTTCCTGAATGACAGAGTTGAATTTCCTAAATTGTATGCGGACAGGGCCAGGCCAAAAAGAACTGCTAATTTTAGCCTAGGAAGACTTTTTATGATCCTGGAACCTTAATAAAAGTTTTACGAATTCTGATAAAGTATTACAAAAGTTAAGAATATATATCTGGAATTTTCATGAGCCTATTGGTTGTTGGCGCGACTGGCACTCTGGGGCGGCAAATTGTCCGGCGTGCTCTAGATGAAGGGTTATCAGTGCATTGTCTTGTCCGCAATCGGCGCAAAGCTGCATTTTTGAAGGAATGGGGGGCGCATCTGATCCCTGGGGATATTTGCGAACCCGAAACCTTACCACCAGCCTTAGAAGGAATAACCCAAGTCATTGATGCTGCCACAGCTCGCGCCACCGATAGCCTCAGTATTAAAGATGTCGATTGGCAAGGGAAAATCAACCTGATCCAGGCCTTAGAAAGGGCTAACATCCAGCGATACATCTTTTTCTCGATTATGGCAGCGGCGGACTATCCCCATGTGCCCTTAATGGACATTAAATATTGTACTGAAAAATTTATTCAAGAATCCACGCTGAACTATACCATCTTGCGCCCCTGCGGATTTTATCAAGGCTTAATTGGTCAGTATGCGATCCCCATTTTGGAAGGGCAGTCGGTTTGGTTGGTGGGCGAAAACACGCCTCTGGCTTACATGGACACCCAAGACCTGGCTAAGTTTGCCATCCAGGCCCTCAAGTCTCCCGCCACCGAACGCCAAAGTTATGATTTAGCCGGGCCCAAGGCCTGGGGGTCAGAGGATATTGTCCGAGTTTGTGAACGTCTGTCTGGAAAAACGGCCAAGATTACCCGGATTCCCCTGGGCTTACTACGCTCAACTCGGAACGTGGTCTCTTTCTTTGAGTGGGGCTGGAATGTTGCAGATCGGCTTGCGTTTACAGAAGTGATTGCGACTGGCAAACCCCTCAACTGTTCCATGGACAATACTTATCAAGCCTTTGAATTGGCCCCAGAAGCAACTTTAACCCTGGAAGCCTACATGCAGGAATATTTCAGCCGGATTATGCGTAAACTCAAGGAACTAGACTACGAAAAAAGCAAGCAGAAAAAACAATCCCGCAAGCGTAGCCCATTCAAATCCTCCAACGCGCCCTAAAACCCTTGGTACAGAGCAATTGTGAAAGCAGGGATCATTTACAACGAAGCCAAACCAGCGGCCGCCGATCTGGCCATTGAGATCAGGGACAAACTGGAGAGTTGGGGCTGGCAGGTTGGCATGGCCACAGGAGTCGGTGGGATTTTAGGCTATTCCCGGCCCGATAGTCCCGTTTGTCATACCCCCATTGATTGTTTAACTCCGCCGGGATTTGATGCCGAGATGAAATTTGCCTTGGTCTTAGGCGGGGATGGCACTGTTTTATCTGCATTTCGGCAACTTGCGCCCTGTGGTATTCCTCTCTTGACGATCAACACCGGCCACATGGGATTTTTGACCGAAGCCTATGTTGAAGAGGTGCCCCAGGCCCTTGAGCAGTTGGTCAGTGGTCAATACACCGTAGAAGACCGAACCATGTTAACCGTGCAGGTAATTCGCAAAAATGGCTGTAGCAATCCTGATGGGGTGGTGATTTGGGAAGCACTCTCGCTCAATGAGATGGTTTTACACAAAGAACCGTTAACAGGGATGTGTCACTTTGAGGTGGATGTGGGGTCGCACGAGCGGGTGGATATTGCCGCAGATGGGTTAATTCTCTCTACTCCAACAGGTTCCACGGCCTATGCGTTGTCGGCGGGCGGCCCAGTGATTACGCCCGGAGTTAATGTCTCCCAACTGGTGCCAATTTGTCCCCATTCTTTAGCGGCCCGCGCCCTCGTTTTTGCCAATACGGAACCGGTGCGAATTTATCCGGCTAACCCCTTTCGCCATTTAATTATGGTTGTGGATGGGAATGCCAGTTGCTATATCCAGCCGGAAGATCAAGTCTTTGTCAGTCGCTCTCCCTATGCTGCCCGGTTTATTCGCTTGCGGGATCCGGAGTTTTTCCATGTTCTCCGTCAGAAATTAGGGTGGGGGTTACCGCATAGTGCCAAACCCAGGCCCGGGGAGTAATTTTCTATCCAAGCTGGACAACCTTTTGGGCGAGTTCCACCATCCGATTTGAGTAGCCCCATTCATTGTCATACCAGGCCAGGATTTTGACCTGAGTCTCATCCACCACCATGGTTGACAGGCCATCAACAGTTCCAGAACGGGGGTCGCGGCAATAATCCACAGAGACTAGGGGACGTTCTTCATACCCCAGAATACCTTGGAGAATCGTTTCGGCAGCCGTTTTCAGGAGTTGATTCACTTCATTAACCGTGGTGGGTCGGGCCACTTCAAACACACAATCCGTTAAGGATGCATTCAGCAAGGGAACCCGCACCGCCAGGCCATTCAGTTTCCCCAAGAGTTCCGGATAGATCATCCCAATGGCCGTTGCTGATCCAGTCGTGGTGGGAATCAAAGACATCAAGGTAGAGCGGGCCCGGCGCAGATCTTGATGGGGGGCATCCACAACCACTTGGGTATTTGTCGCGTTATGGAGGGTGGTAATTAAACCATGCTCAATTCCCAGGCCCTCGTGAATGACTTTGACAATGGGGGCTAAACAATTGGTGGTACAGGAGGCGGCGGTGAGTAAATGATGCTCAGTTGGGTTATAGAGATGATCATTTACCCCCATGACAATGTTCAAGGCCTGGGATTTGACAGGTGCGGCAACAATCACCTTCTTCACCCCCTGCTCAAAATAGGTAGCCAGTTGCTCGGGTTGGCGAAATTTACCGGAAGATTCTAAAACCAGATCAATCTCTAATTCTTGCCAGGGGACAGCCGCCGGGGTAGCAAACTCAGAAAAGCTCAGGGCCCGATCCTTAATCCAAACTTTCTCCTCTTTGTCCGTCACCTCTGCTGGCCAAATCCCCTGCACCGAGTCAAACTTGAGCAAATGGGCCGCAGTTTCTACTCCGCCCTTAATTTCATTGATATGGACAAATTCCAACTCTGGCCGGCCCCACCCTGCCCGTAATGCCAAACGTCCAATCCGGCCAAAGCCATTAATCCCAACTCGCCAGGCCATGGGCTTTCCTCACGTACATACAACTACTCGACTGAGTTCAATATATCAAAAAAAATTGATAAGACTAATCCCCCTAACCCTTGGATGCCCTTGTCGCTGTTGACAAGTAACTCAGCATCAATGAAAACCAATACTATCTGGAGTCGGAAGACTTTTTCTATCAAGACAATCAGGGTTTGCTTGGCGATGCTGCTGCATTTGTGAAGTGGGCGAATAATTACCGCCACTATCTGGCCCTGCACCATGAAGGAGAACAACGACTGTCTTACCATTAGTGAGGTCAGCACCAGTTTTAGATGATGAACCCTGACCCGTATCTTTATGATTTAACGAAAGTCTGAAGCAAGTTCTAGGCCTGGGCTTAATACTGCACTCGATCAGATTTTTCCTGATAGCGCTTCCAGACAGCGACAGACTCTTCCCGTAAAATTTCCGAGTGGGGAATTCTTCGCTCCATCGGTGGTTTTGCCAAGTCTTCGTAAATCGCTGTGTCGTCAAAGTCCCCATACTTGAGGGCATCTTCACAATGGGCAGCAAAGACAATGCGATCAATTCTGGCCCAAAAAGAAGCTGCGGCACACATTGGGCAGGGTTCGGCACTGGTATAGAGCGTACAGCCGCTTAGATCAAAGGTATCGAGAACTTTACAGGCCTTGCGAATTGCCTCCATTTCCCCGTGCCAGGTTGGGTCTTTTTCCGCAACCACATGGTTATAGCCCTCGGCAATAATTTCGCCATCTTTGACAATGACTGAACCAAACGGCCCGCCTGTACATTCAATTAAAGCTGCCCGTTCACTGAGCGCAATCGCCCGGCGCATAAACTTTTCGTCATCGGCCTGGGGCATAGTCAAAGTCCATTAAATCGTGTGAATATCTAAATCAAATCATAGGATTATTTAGGTTTAGGGAGTAGATTTAGACATGATCATTCATACAAGGCCTTCAGAATCTCTAATCGGTAGCTGTTTTTTCCTGGTTTAACCTATGATTCTGCCCCAGCCAACGGCCGCAGCAGTTGCCTTAATTTCCTTTCAAATTAAATCAGGATGTTTGGATGATTATCAAAGCTGGCAAGAGCAAGTCAGTCAAACCCTGGCCCGCTATCCCGGTTTTTTGGGACATGAAGTACTTCCCCCCAGGCCTGGGATTCAAGCCGATTGGGTGGTGATTTTTCGATTTCGCACCCTAGAAAACCTGGAACAATGGTTAAATTCCGCTGAACGGGAAGCACTGCTGAAAACAACAACGGAAATATTTATTGCTCCTGCAAAACAACAGATTTTACTGACTGATAACCGCCCCGGCCAGTTGGTTTCGGTTATTTTTACAAATCGGGTTAAGCCGGGTTACGAACAAGCCTTTCAAAAGTGGCATGAAAAGGCAACCGTTGTCCATCGGCAATTTTCCGGATTTGTCAGTTTTGATTGTTTTCCGCCCCATTACGATACTGAGCACGAATGGGTAGATGTGGTTCAATTTGACAGCCCAGATCACTTAAATGCTTGGCTAGCCTCACCGCAGCGTCAGAAACTCCTCAAGGAATTAGAGCCGTTGGTGGAATCCTTTGAAGTCCGGCCTGTGGTTAGCAGTTTTGCTGGTTGGTTTCCTGCCCGCGTCAATTCACCCACCCCGACCCCGCCCCCGGCCTGGAAACAAGCGATTGCCGTCATCTTGTGCCTTTACCCGACAGTGATGATCATTAACTTAACCATTGCCTCTTATTTTCCCCGCCCCCTAGCAACAAGTATGCTCTTGGGTAATATCATTAGCGTTGTCTTTTTGACCTGGCTGGGGATGCCCTTTGTTAATCAAAAGCTGCAAGGGTGGCTACGACCTCAACAACCCAGTGTTAAAACGGATTTAATCGGGGCGATTACGGTTGGCCTGGTGGTTGGAATAATTTGGTTAATGTTCTATAAACTAACAGTCGTTTAATATTCATCCAGAGAGCCGCAATGTTAGACCAATTGGGTTGATGTTAGAGTTTAGGTTGATGTTAGGGTTGTATCCCAAGATTAATAATTATCTGAGCTCTGTAATTCATCATGCGCTCTCCCCTCGGCACAATCATCTCAACACCTATTTCCCTCGAAGAATTTAGGCAGATTTGTGCGGCCCGGCCC is from Synechococcus sp. PCC 6312 and encodes:
- a CDS encoding antibiotic biosynthesis monooxygenase, with product MILPQPTAAAVALISFQIKSGCLDDYQSWQEQVSQTLARYPGFLGHEVLPPRPGIQADWVVIFRFRTLENLEQWLNSAEREALLKTTTEIFIAPAKQQILLTDNRPGQLVSVIFTNRVKPGYEQAFQKWHEKATVVHRQFSGFVSFDCFPPHYDTEHEWVDVVQFDSPDHLNAWLASPQRQKLLKELEPLVESFEVRPVVSSFAGWFPARVNSPTPTPPPAWKQAIAVILCLYPTVMIINLTIASYFPRPLATSMLLGNIISVVFLTWLGMPFVNQKLQGWLRPQQPSVKTDLIGAITVGLVVGIIWLMFYKLTVV
- a CDS encoding ArsJ-associated glyceraldehyde-3-phosphate dehydrogenase, encoding MAWRVGINGFGRIGRLALRAGWGRPELEFVHINEIKGGVETAAHLLKFDSVQGIWPAEVTDKEEKVWIKDRALSFSEFATPAAVPWQELEIDLVLESSGKFRQPEQLATYFEQGVKKVIVAAPVKSQALNIVMGVNDHLYNPTEHHLLTAASCTTNCLAPIVKVIHEGLGIEHGLITTLHNATNTQVVVDAPHQDLRRARSTLMSLIPTTTGSATAIGMIYPELLGKLNGLAVRVPLLNASLTDCVFEVARPTTVNEVNQLLKTAAETILQGILGYEERPLVSVDYCRDPRSGTVDGLSTMVVDETQVKILAWYDNEWGYSNRMVELAQKVVQLG
- a CDS encoding NAD(+) kinase, which translates into the protein MVKAGIIYNEAKPAAADLAIEIRDKLESWGWQVGMATGVGGILGYSRPDSPVCHTPIDCLTPPGFDAEMKFALVLGGDGTVLSAFRQLAPCGIPLLTINTGHMGFLTEAYVEEVPQALEQLVSGQYTVEDRTMLTVQVIRKNGCSNPDGVVIWEALSLNEMVLHKEPLTGMCHFEVDVGSHERVDIAADGLILSTPTGSTAYALSAGGPVITPGVNVSQLVPICPHSLAARALVFANTEPVRIYPANPFRHLIMVVDGNASCYIQPEDQVFVSRSPYAARFIRLRDPEFFHVLRQKLGWGLPHSAKPRPGE
- a CDS encoding SDR family oxidoreductase, yielding MSLLVVGATGTLGRQIVRRALDEGLSVHCLVRNRRKAAFLKEWGAHLIPGDICEPETLPPALEGITQVIDAATARATDSLSIKDVDWQGKINLIQALERANIQRYIFFSIMAAADYPHVPLMDIKYCTEKFIQESTLNYTILRPCGFYQGLIGQYAIPILEGQSVWLVGENTPLAYMDTQDLAKFAIQALKSPATERQSYDLAGPKAWGSEDIVRVCERLSGKTAKITRIPLGLLRSTRNVVSFFEWGWNVADRLAFTEVIATGKPLNCSMDNTYQAFELAPEATLTLEAYMQEYFSRIMRKLKELDYEKSKQKKQSRKRSPFKSSNAP
- a CDS encoding type IV pilin-like G/H family protein, whose product is MVSRPSRAQIVCFASALSILGGMAPATLAQTQAQIAQQEGLYAVANITETQRTVFQKNGQWLADVPSIQQYMGATLPATFDYAVRTTTEAAYSYVIPTTAPNATGLKAYVGGAFLAPDGSQKVTTIICQNQISGQIRPADPRIIRGADPSQPPYALACGDGSIQIPASEVTR
- a CDS encoding nucleoside deaminase; the protein is MPQADDEKFMRRAIALSERAALIECTGGPFGSVIVKDGEIIAEGYNHVVAEKDPTWHGEMEAIRKACKVLDTFDLSGCTLYTSAEPCPMCAAASFWARIDRIVFAAHCEDALKYGDFDDTAIYEDLAKPPMERRIPHSEILREESVAVWKRYQEKSDRVQY